Proteins found in one Streptomyces sp. NBC_00461 genomic segment:
- a CDS encoding amidohydrolase encodes MPIDVHQHIWPPALIELLRSRTTPPCLDGWTLHLTGEPPYTVDPADHDIVARTRLAATDGLDLALVSLSSPLGIEGLPAAEAALLLAAFHDGALALPAPFAVWASCCLSAPDPDAVERELRRGCVGLQLPATALLDAEGWARCAPLLDLLARHDKPLFVHPGAAPPAPGTPPWWPALVPYLQQMHASWYAFRAFGRARHPRLRVCFAALAGLAPLHGERLAARGGGRGEIDFDVFYETSSYGTRAVDVLVRTVGIDVIVSGSDRPYAPPALPDLGADAALHALRTANPARLLHGRTRIPAPVPTQP; translated from the coding sequence GTGCCCATCGACGTTCACCAGCACATCTGGCCGCCCGCCCTCATCGAGCTGCTGCGCTCCCGCACGACACCCCCCTGCCTGGACGGCTGGACCCTGCACCTGACGGGCGAACCGCCCTACACCGTCGACCCGGCCGACCACGACATCGTGGCCCGTACCCGCCTCGCCGCCACCGACGGTCTCGACCTGGCCCTGGTGTCCCTCTCCAGCCCCCTCGGCATCGAGGGCCTCCCGGCCGCCGAAGCCGCCCTGCTGCTGGCCGCGTTCCACGACGGCGCCCTCGCCCTCCCCGCACCCTTCGCCGTGTGGGCCTCCTGCTGCCTGTCGGCACCGGACCCCGACGCCGTGGAACGCGAACTGCGGCGCGGCTGCGTGGGCCTCCAGCTCCCCGCCACAGCACTCCTCGACGCCGAGGGCTGGGCCCGCTGCGCACCACTCCTCGACCTCCTCGCCCGCCACGACAAGCCTCTGTTCGTCCATCCCGGCGCGGCCCCGCCCGCCCCCGGCACCCCACCGTGGTGGCCCGCCCTGGTCCCGTACCTGCAGCAGATGCACGCCTCCTGGTACGCCTTCCGCGCCTTCGGCCGCGCTCGACACCCGCGACTGCGCGTCTGCTTCGCCGCGCTCGCGGGCCTCGCACCCCTGCACGGCGAACGGCTCGCCGCCCGGGGCGGAGGGCGCGGCGAGATCGACTTCGACGTGTTCTACGAGACCTCCTCCTACGGCACCCGAGCCGTCGACGTACTCGTCCGCACCGTCGGCATCGACGTGATCGTCAGCGGCAGCGACCGCCCCTACGCACCGCCCGCCCTCCCCGACCTCGGCGCGGACGCCGCCCTCCACGCGCTGCGCACCGCCAACCCCGCACGTCTGCTGCACGGCCGCACCCGAATCCCCGCCCCCGTGCCCACGCAGCCCTGA
- a CDS encoding cysteine dioxygenase, with the protein MTYESLPERTLHKRELQALVTDLAAHPDLWRGHVAFSDSRRHYASLHRDEYVDIWLLCWTRQNDTGWHDHDTSGGAVAVVQGQLNESTPRIGGSHHRVTFETGESFCFGPEHIHRLTGATDDAVSIHAYSPPLWRLGQYDIAEDGLMRRLSVSYADELRPLDTPAA; encoded by the coding sequence ATGACGTACGAGTCCCTGCCCGAGCGAACCCTCCACAAGCGCGAACTCCAGGCGCTCGTGACGGACCTGGCGGCCCACCCGGACCTCTGGCGTGGGCACGTGGCCTTCTCCGACAGCCGGCGGCACTACGCGTCCCTGCACCGCGACGAGTACGTCGACATCTGGCTGCTGTGCTGGACCCGCCAGAACGACACCGGGTGGCACGACCACGACACGTCCGGGGGCGCCGTCGCCGTCGTACAGGGCCAACTCAACGAGTCCACGCCACGTATCGGCGGCAGCCACCACCGCGTCACCTTCGAGACCGGCGAGTCCTTCTGCTTCGGCCCCGAACACATCCACCGGCTCACCGGCGCGACCGACGACGCCGTCTCGATCCACGCCTACTCGCCGCCACTGTGGCGCCTGGGCCAGTACGACATCGCCGAGGACGGCCTGATGCGCCGCCTCTCCGTCTCGTACGCGGACGAACTGCGGCCGCTGGACACCCCGGCCGCCTGA
- a CDS encoding ATP-binding protein → MRVEYLLLDEAASARRARGLASKFLACSRLRTAQVEAEQIDDVKLVVSELVANATRHGRSACRLRLRVSEERVTVEVYDESPLPPRVRPFTADGESGRGLAMVRCLTQHLDVTSVTGGGKRVRAVLALSN, encoded by the coding sequence GTGCGAGTGGAGTACCTGCTGCTCGACGAGGCCGCGTCGGCACGTCGGGCACGAGGGCTCGCTTCGAAGTTTCTGGCGTGCTCCCGGCTGCGGACGGCGCAGGTGGAGGCCGAGCAGATCGACGACGTGAAACTCGTGGTCTCGGAGCTGGTCGCCAACGCCACCCGGCACGGCCGCAGCGCCTGCCGACTGCGGCTGCGGGTGTCCGAGGAGCGGGTGACCGTCGAGGTCTACGACGAAAGCCCGCTCCCGCCTCGTGTACGGCCGTTCACCGCCGACGGTGAGAGCGGCCGGGGGCTGGCCATGGTGCGCTGCCTGACACAGCATCTGGACGTCACGTCGGTCACGGGTGGCGGCAAGCGGGTGCGCGCGGTCCTGGCCCTTTCCAACTAG
- a CDS encoding PP2C family protein-serine/threonine phosphatase → MTAKRTQRSHTVLTWLPVVVMAVVAVGDVLTGPGVGFLPLASLGPAFAGLVGGWRRTAWFGAAALLLCVALGLYDGLFQERRGFMAVVSVVGVTGASIAAAVMRRRREAELASVRSIAEVAQRVLLRPVPLTAGPLQAAVSYTSAVAEARIGGDLYEVVASPHGVRMIVGDVQGKGLAAVETAAVVLGAFREAAHDEPDLVGLGERLERSVSRVLEGEKFVTAVLAEVGPRHEVVFLNYGHPPPMVVREDGTADFPQPSAYALPLGLGLQGSGSPEPFSVGFAPGEQLLLYTDGVTEARDENGDFYPLGERAHLLKEADAQSALDTLREDLVRHAAGPPHDDAAMLLIRYHQHAPGESAGAAG, encoded by the coding sequence ATGACTGCAAAGAGGACGCAGCGCAGTCATACGGTGCTGACCTGGCTGCCGGTCGTGGTGATGGCGGTGGTCGCGGTCGGGGACGTCCTGACGGGACCCGGGGTGGGCTTCCTGCCCCTCGCCTCACTCGGCCCGGCCTTCGCCGGACTGGTCGGAGGATGGCGGCGTACGGCATGGTTCGGCGCGGCCGCCCTGCTGCTGTGCGTGGCGCTCGGCCTCTACGACGGGCTGTTCCAGGAACGCCGGGGCTTCATGGCGGTGGTGTCGGTGGTGGGCGTTACCGGCGCGAGCATCGCAGCCGCGGTGATGCGCCGACGCCGGGAGGCCGAACTCGCCAGCGTGCGGTCGATCGCGGAGGTCGCCCAGCGTGTGCTGCTGCGGCCGGTGCCGCTGACCGCGGGACCGCTCCAGGCGGCGGTGTCCTACACCTCGGCCGTGGCGGAGGCCCGTATCGGCGGCGATCTGTACGAGGTGGTGGCCTCCCCGCACGGCGTGCGGATGATCGTGGGTGACGTGCAGGGCAAAGGACTGGCCGCCGTCGAGACGGCCGCCGTGGTTCTCGGCGCGTTCCGGGAGGCGGCGCACGACGAGCCCGACCTGGTCGGTCTGGGCGAACGCCTGGAGCGCAGCGTGTCGCGTGTGCTGGAGGGCGAGAAGTTCGTCACCGCGGTCCTCGCCGAGGTCGGTCCCCGTCACGAGGTCGTCTTCCTCAACTACGGCCACCCGCCCCCGATGGTCGTACGCGAGGACGGCACCGCCGACTTCCCGCAACCATCGGCCTACGCCCTGCCCCTCGGCCTGGGCCTGCAGGGTAGCGGCAGCCCCGAACCGTTCTCGGTCGGCTTCGCCCCCGGCGAGCAACTGCTGCTGTACACCGACGGCGTGACCGAGGCACGCGACGAGAACGGTGACTTCTATCCGCTCGGTGAGAGGGCCCACCTCCTCAAGGAGGCCGACGCCCAGAGCGCCCTGGACACCCTGCGCGAGGACCTGGTCCGTCACGCCGCGGGACCGCCGCACGACGACGCGGCGATGCTCCTGATCCGCTACCACCAGCACGCGCCCGGAGAATCCGCCGGGGCGGCCGGGTGA
- a CDS encoding OsmC family protein, which translates to MADGFGVVVSAGSLRSLDEHAVGFPHRWTTEGVTVEADFTGAHLLHLAAAGCVLNDLYREAAGSGIVLDGVRVSAAGGFDTENWASTGISYSVVLDSTAPAADLDRLMEVVDEVAEIPKAIRAGARVTRRAT; encoded by the coding sequence ATGGCTGACGGATTCGGCGTCGTGGTCAGTGCCGGGAGCCTCCGCTCCCTCGACGAGCACGCTGTCGGCTTCCCTCATCGGTGGACCACGGAGGGCGTCACCGTCGAGGCGGACTTCACCGGGGCGCATCTGCTTCATCTGGCCGCCGCCGGCTGTGTGCTCAACGACCTGTACCGCGAGGCCGCCGGCTCGGGCATCGTGCTCGACGGTGTGCGCGTCAGTGCGGCCGGCGGGTTCGACACGGAGAACTGGGCCTCGACCGGCATCAGTTACTCGGTCGTGCTGGACTCGACCGCGCCTGCCGCGGACCTGGACCGGCTGATGGAGGTCGTGGACGAGGTCGCCGAGATCCCGAAGGCGATCCGAGCCGGCGCCCGCGTCACCCGGAGGGCGACGTAG
- a CDS encoding OsmC family protein, translating into MTEDSLRSVTVERTSTGHFVATNARGGTISFGTASDSDPHGESEFTPVELLLAAIGGCTAVDVDIAVSRHAEPARFSLGVSGNKINDELGNRMTDLHVTFSVAFPDGEGAERARAILPRAVKTSHDRLCTVSRTVEIGTPVTATVEDA; encoded by the coding sequence ATGACCGAAGACTCCCTGCGCTCCGTCACCGTCGAGCGAACCAGCACCGGACACTTCGTCGCCACGAACGCCCGCGGCGGCACGATCAGCTTCGGGACCGCTTCCGATTCCGATCCGCACGGGGAGAGCGAGTTCACCCCGGTCGAACTGCTGCTGGCCGCGATCGGAGGCTGTACGGCGGTGGACGTGGACATCGCCGTCAGCCGCCACGCGGAGCCCGCCAGGTTCTCCCTCGGGGTGTCCGGCAACAAGATCAATGACGAGCTGGGCAACCGGATGACCGATCTGCACGTCACCTTCAGCGTCGCCTTCCCGGACGGCGAGGGCGCGGAGCGGGCGCGGGCGATCCTTCCCCGGGCGGTCAAGACGTCCCACGACCGGCTCTGCACGGTCAGCCGCACGGTCGAGATCGGCACACCGGTCACCGCGACGGTCGAGGACGCCTGA
- a CDS encoding PfkB family carbohydrate kinase: protein MEPATRGRPEGLFVGLCTLDVIQLVDHAPASDEKLTAREQVVAAGGPAANAAAAFSHLGGSARLLTAIGSHPLGRAATADLSRLGVTVSDLAADSVEPPAVSSVLVTASTGERAVASTNATGHRLTPPADLDALVAACDVVEFDGHHMELALSAARAARTAGRVTVLDGGSWKDGTEKLLPFVDVAVCSADFHPPGAGTPADTLRVLREYGVLWSAVSRGGRPLVWAGHDGGGTVEVPAVRVADTLGAGDVLHGALAHHLAVQGRLTAEGFVEALRGAVAVASRACTSFGTRAWMREG, encoded by the coding sequence GTGGAGCCGGCGACGAGGGGGCGTCCTGAGGGGCTGTTCGTCGGCCTGTGCACGCTGGACGTCATCCAGCTCGTGGACCATGCGCCGGCCTCCGACGAGAAACTCACGGCTCGTGAGCAGGTCGTCGCCGCGGGCGGCCCGGCGGCGAACGCGGCAGCGGCCTTCAGCCACCTGGGTGGCTCGGCGAGGTTGCTGACCGCCATCGGCTCCCATCCGCTGGGACGTGCGGCGACCGCTGACCTGAGCCGGCTGGGAGTGACCGTTTCGGACCTCGCGGCGGACTCGGTCGAGCCGCCTGCCGTGTCCTCCGTTCTGGTGACCGCCTCCACCGGGGAACGTGCCGTCGCCTCCACCAATGCCACGGGCCACCGGCTCACCCCGCCCGCCGATCTCGACGCGTTGGTGGCGGCCTGTGACGTCGTCGAGTTCGACGGCCACCACATGGAACTTGCGCTGTCCGCAGCCCGGGCCGCGCGTACCGCCGGCCGGGTGACCGTGCTGGACGGCGGGAGTTGGAAGGACGGCACGGAGAAGCTGCTGCCGTTCGTGGACGTGGCCGTCTGCTCGGCCGACTTCCACCCGCCCGGCGCGGGAACTCCGGCGGACACCCTGCGGGTCCTGCGGGAGTACGGGGTCCTCTGGTCGGCCGTCAGCCGGGGAGGGCGGCCCCTCGTGTGGGCGGGTCACGACGGCGGTGGCACGGTGGAGGTGCCCGCGGTCCGTGTGGCGGACACGCTGGGGGCGGGTGACGTGCTGCACGGGGCACTCGCCCATCACCTCGCCGTTCAGGGCCGGCTGACGGCGGAGGGCTTCGTCGAGGCGCTGCGCGGCGCGGTGGCGGTGGCCTCGCGGGCATGCACCTCGTTCGGCACCCGGGCCTGGATGCGGGAGGGGTGA
- a CDS encoding lysozyme, which yields MAGLLLALSGLQAAPAAAEPVPSPVRGSAYMGMGVRAHDTVSDPPDVTAPTVTAPTVKATQTEGVDVASYQGDVAWATLWSGGVRWAYTKATEGTSYQNPYFAQQYDGAYDVGMIRGAYHFAAPDSSSGTAQADYFVDHGGGWSADGLTLPGVLDIEWNPYGDACYGKSTSAMVTWIRDFLKRYKDRTHRDAVIYTATAWWDSCTGSYSGFGATNPLWVARYASSVGALPAGWKTYTMWQYTSSGAIVGDRDKFNGAVDVLRKFATG from the coding sequence ATGGCCGGCCTTCTCCTCGCTCTGTCCGGACTGCAGGCCGCACCCGCGGCGGCCGAGCCCGTCCCCAGCCCCGTACGCGGCAGCGCCTACATGGGCATGGGCGTCAGAGCCCACGACACGGTCAGTGACCCGCCCGACGTCACGGCCCCGACCGTCACAGCGCCGACCGTCAAGGCCACTCAGACCGAGGGCGTGGACGTCGCCAGCTACCAGGGCGATGTCGCCTGGGCCACTCTGTGGAGCGGCGGCGTCAGATGGGCCTACACCAAGGCCACGGAGGGCACGTCCTACCAGAACCCCTACTTCGCCCAGCAGTACGACGGCGCCTACGACGTCGGCATGATCCGCGGGGCGTACCACTTCGCGGCGCCGGACTCCAGCAGCGGCACCGCACAGGCCGACTACTTCGTCGACCACGGCGGGGGCTGGTCCGCCGACGGCCTGACACTGCCCGGCGTACTCGACATCGAGTGGAACCCCTACGGTGACGCCTGCTACGGCAAGTCCACCAGCGCCATGGTCACCTGGATCCGCGACTTCCTGAAGCGCTACAAGGACCGCACGCATCGCGACGCCGTCATCTACACGGCCACGGCCTGGTGGGACAGCTGCACCGGCAGCTACAGCGGCTTCGGTGCCACCAACCCCCTATGGGTCGCCCGCTACGCCTCGTCGGTGGGGGCGCTGCCGGCAGGCTGGAAGACGTACACCATGTGGCAGTACACCTCGTCCGGGGCGATCGTGGGCGACCGTGACAAGTTCAACGGCGCCGTGGACGTGTTGCGCAAGTTCGCCACCGGTTGA
- a CDS encoding GNAT family N-acetyltransferase has translation MRSASAPAVGWALRPAVTADIEVVAELRAEVMRADLERLGRYDEHRVRQRLRDSFSPRHTSIITVEGELAGCVTVRPARGRQWLEHFYLAPHCQGRGLGSAVLRTVLERTDTQGMTVALNVLQGSAARRLYERHGFVVETQDPVDVFMVRPPDRSDRVP, from the coding sequence GTGCGGAGCGCGTCGGCACCCGCCGTGGGCTGGGCGCTGCGCCCTGCGGTGACGGCGGACATCGAGGTCGTCGCGGAGTTGCGGGCCGAGGTCATGCGCGCCGACCTGGAGCGCCTCGGGCGCTACGACGAGCACCGTGTACGGCAGCGGCTCCGGGACTCGTTCTCCCCGCGGCACACCTCGATCATCACGGTCGAGGGTGAACTCGCGGGATGCGTCACGGTCCGGCCCGCCCGAGGCCGCCAGTGGCTGGAGCACTTCTACCTCGCCCCGCACTGCCAGGGCCGAGGCCTGGGTTCCGCCGTCCTGCGCACGGTGCTGGAGCGGACGGACACGCAGGGCATGACCGTGGCGTTGAACGTCCTGCAGGGCAGCGCCGCCCGCCGCCTCTACGAGCGCCATGGCTTCGTCGTCGAAACGCAGGATCCGGTCGACGTGTTCATGGTGCGGCCGCCGGACCGCTCGGACCGCGTGCCGTAG